The following proteins are co-located in the Desulfoscipio sp. XC116 genome:
- a CDS encoding cation transporter, with the protein MNKTILKVEGMSCNHCKMAVEKAAKEVKGVEDAQVNLEEKELAVTGTATPEQLIEAITKAGYEVKR; encoded by the coding sequence ATGAATAAAACAATCTTAAAAGTAGAAGGCATGAGTTGCAATCACTGCAAGATGGCAGTGGAAAAAGCGGCTAAGGAAGTAAAAGGCGTGGAAGATGCCCAGGTGAATCTGGAAGAGAAGGAATTAGCGGTAACGGGCACGGCCACCCCTGAGCAGTTGATTGAGGCAATAACAAAAGCCGGGTATGAAGTAAAGAGGTAA
- a CDS encoding metal-sensitive transcriptional regulator gives METQDPKQFPCCQNTGKKKHRNWRDEKTAQDLSKRLNRIEGQVRGIKRMIEEGVYCDDVLNQIASAQSALSGVAKLLLEKHIKFCIKDQLMAGDEEVVFELTKTIARLLNKS, from the coding sequence CTGGAAACACAAGACCCCAAACAATTTCCGTGCTGTCAAAATACTGGGAAAAAGAAGCATAGAAATTGGCGTGATGAAAAAACGGCGCAGGATTTGTCCAAACGTCTAAACCGCATTGAAGGACAGGTGCGCGGTATTAAAAGAATGATCGAAGAGGGAGTATACTGTGACGATGTATTAAATCAGATTGCTTCGGCTCAGTCTGCACTGAGCGGAGTAGCCAAGCTGCTGCTGGAAAAACACATTAAATTTTGTATTAAGGATCAATTAATGGCGGGTGACGAGGAAGTTGTTTTCGAATTAACTAAAACAATTGCCAGGTTGCTTAATAAATCTTAA
- a CDS encoding alkaline phosphatase, with product MISADEREKSFTEQEKVLYGSYEPLSVTLSHIVNNRAGLSFTSYSHTGLPVPVYAIGVGAEMFDGFYDNTLIYHKLAAITKIKLNKAA from the coding sequence ATGATTTCAGCCGATGAGAGGGAAAAATCCTTTACCGAGCAGGAAAAAGTTCTATACGGCAGTTACGAGCCTCTAAGCGTAACCCTTTCCCACATCGTGAACAATAGAGCCGGTCTCAGCTTTACTTCATATTCCCATACCGGTCTTCCCGTTCCGGTATACGCTATAGGCGTGGGAGCCGAAATGTTTGACGGTTTTTATGATAACACACTGATTTACCATAAGCTGGCTGCCATTACCAAAATCAAGCTTAATAAGGCCGCTTAG
- a CDS encoding YibE/F family protein — protein MSNKIMISANIASLRGIPAHELIFNMIVIIFIAVLAVIPTGFPTNTYPDSVQAVARVLEVNNDNAFSTVGFVFEGEQVCKVEIINSAFKGRQAYAENRFTGRLEADKVFAKGDKALVVIDYTGQKIRHVNMIDHYRVNLEALLAGIFALFLILFARWTGVKALLSFILVILMIWKLLIPMLLNGWNPIIISLLFVVTSISLVLVLVGGAE, from the coding sequence TTGTCCAATAAAATTATGATATCTGCTAATATAGCTTCGCTGCGCGGCATCCCGGCGCACGAACTTATCTTTAATATGATTGTTATTATCTTTATAGCAGTTCTAGCTGTAATACCCACCGGATTCCCAACCAATACTTATCCCGACAGTGTCCAGGCGGTTGCCAGAGTCCTGGAAGTGAACAATGATAACGCATTTAGCACGGTTGGCTTTGTTTTTGAGGGCGAACAGGTTTGTAAAGTGGAAATAATAAACAGTGCTTTTAAAGGGCGGCAGGCTTATGCCGAAAACAGGTTCACGGGCAGGCTTGAGGCGGACAAGGTATTTGCCAAGGGAGATAAGGCATTGGTGGTTATAGACTACACCGGACAAAAGATCAGGCATGTTAATATGATTGACCATTATCGGGTTAATCTGGAGGCCCTGCTGGCGGGTATCTTTGCTTTGTTTTTGATATTATTTGCGCGGTGGACCGGGGTTAAGGCACTGTTGTCCTTTATATTGGTCATTTTAATGATTTGGAAATTATTAATTCCCATGCTGCTTAACGGCTGGAATCCCATAATAATTTCTTTATTATTTGTAGTTACTTCTATCTCTTTGGTGCTTGTTCTAGTGGGGG